One region of Dysidea avara chromosome 1, odDysAvar1.4, whole genome shotgun sequence genomic DNA includes:
- the LOC136262775 gene encoding uncharacterized protein, with translation MFYLIGKIILLTYFLALSTKNKGCRGSIIMSSPQYLYVPDGSRGIVRCQSRSDDGETFYSYIITAVWHRYYDNGTNVTIGSTGSVYSRLHTLNFDPLLPEDEGQYRCCIHGNNCSRDTIVTKAVPPIIQSVNSYHTAEVGSQITLACSIINKGVPVAQFGWLRNGIDLNGENIFTNNTFIVIELSNITMEDAGDYTCTARSARSYLSDTIALNVSNKTEENINDYDDWRSGGVLRLVLIIFESPCQSVKNNLTQYLLRYVQDNYDQSATVTVNQIECINVSTVKFKLQFTGLAANDTLQQLRYDINSSVQGLNIGIGVLKLCEQNCTGSTITKDPGNVAGDNGDDNDNDGDGDNNEDNIFKETVFIVIMTAVTLLLLVIFIMIIYKRCVKTSKLRAIVTNPMYRCDAIHEVNEDENKYNTLNFHIDDNKVSSHHQPAANYLSITRNYVEPNSADVRDGDIRCFPLRPRRGNSKSNKCKPVIISRSDGSGIISVGTLQAVIPSSNAPNDQEEFRIVPSTTHDSYVDVVK, from the exons ATGTTTTATCTCATTGGAAAGATAATTTTGCTAACATATTTTCTTGCATTGTCCACCAAAAACAAAG GATGTAGAGGGAGCATAATAATGTCATCTCCACAATATTTATATGTACCAGATGGAAGCCGGGGTATAGTGCGATGCCAGAGCAGAAGTGATGATGGTGAAACCTTCTACTCATATATTATCACAGCAGTATGGCATCGTTATTATGATAATGGAACTAATGTCACCATTGGTAGCACTGGGTCAGTTTATTCCAGACTACATACACTAAACTTTGATCCATTATTACCAGAAGATGAAGGACAATATCGCTGCTGTATACATGGTAACAACTGTAGTAGAGATACTATTGTTACAAAAGCAG TGCCACCTATCATTCAATCTGTTAACTCATACCACACAGCAGAAGTTGGATCACAAATAACTTTGGCATGCAGTATTATCAATAAGGGAGTGCCTGTTGCACAGTTCGGATGGTTAAGAAATGGAATTGATCTGAATGGAGAAAACATATTCACCAACAATACTTTTATTGTGATAGAACTATCCAACATAACTATGGAAGATGCTGGTGATTACACTTGTACAGCTAGGAGTGCAAGATCATACCTTAGTGATACAATTGCATTAAATGTATCAAATAAAACAGAAG AAAATATCAATGATTATGATGACTGGAGAAGCGGAGGAGTTTTACGACTTGTACTGATCATCTTTGAATCACCTTGCCAAAGTGTTAAG AATAATCTGACACAATATCTGTTAAGATATGTACAAGATAATTATGACCAAAGTGCCACAGTGACAGTTAATCAGATTGAATGCATTAATGTATCAACAGTAAAATTTAAACTACAATTCACTGGTCTTGCAGCAAATGACACATTGCAGCAACTTCGATATGATATAAACAGTAGTGTTCAGGGATTAAACATTGGAATTGGTGTTTTGAAATTATGTGAACAGAACTGCACAGGGTCCACCATTACAAAGGATCCTGGTAATGTTGCTGGTGATAATGGTGATGATAATGACAATGATGGTGATGGTGACAATAATGAGGACAACATATTTAAGGAAACAGTTTTCATTGTTATTATGACAGCTGTAACCTTACTACTATTGGTAATATTCATAATGATAATATATAAGAG GTGTGTTAAAACATCAAAGCTTAGGGCTATAGTAACTAACCCAATGTACAGATGTGATGCTATACATGAAGTTAATGAAGATGAAAATAAATACAATACCTTAAATTTCCACATTGATGACAATAAGGTGTCTTCCCATCATCAACCAGCAGCAAACTACCTTTCAATCACTAGAAATTACGTTGAACCAAATTCAGCTGATGTGAGGGATGGTGACattagatgttttcctttaagGCCACGCAGAGGTAATTCAAAAAGCAACAAATGTAAACCAGTAATTATTTCAAGATCAGACGGAAGTGGAATAATATCAGTGGGAACTCTACAAGCTGTTATACCTTCAAGCAATGCCCCCAATGATCAGGAAGAATTTAGAATTGTTCCATCCACCACACATGATTCATATGTAGATGTTGTAAAATGA